The Pukyongia salina genome segment TCATTCCGCTACTCCCCGAACCAGTGCTCACCCTACAGCACAAGTTCTGGAGATGAGAGGCCACCTGTTTCTTATTGATTGTGGAGAAGGAACACAGGTCCAACTGCGTAAGCTTAAAGTGAAATTCTCACGTATACGTAATATCTTTATTTCACATTTACATGGAGATCATTTCTTCGGACTCGTAGGTCTTATTTCAACTTTCAGGCTATTAGGTAGAGAAGTCGATCTGCATATTTATGGACCGGAAGGAATAAAAGAAGCCATCGTACTTCAATTAAAGCTGGGAAACAGCTGGACCAATTACAATCTTATTTTTCATGAATTAAGCTCGAAATCTCCTGAAACGCTTTTTGAGGACGAAAAGGTTAGTGTAGAGACCATTCCATTAGATCACAGGGTGTACACCAATGGTTTTCTTTTTCGCGAAAAGCCAGGAGAGCGTAAATTAAATCTGGACGCGGCCGTTAAATCCCGAATTGACAACAGCTACTTTTCTAAAGCGAAACAAGGGCACGACATCGAAAACAGGGATGGAGTGCTCATTAAGAACGAGACTGTAACTCATCCGCCGGACCCACCGGTATCTTATGCCTATTGTAGCGATACCGCATATCTACCAAAGATAGTGGACCAAATTAAAGGGGTTACTGTCTTATATCACGAGTCAACTTTCCTTGAGTCTCACCAACATTTGGCCGAGGCCACAAAACACAGCACGGCTAAGGAAGCAGCTGTAATCGCTAAGAAGGCAGAAGCGGGAACCCTTATACTGGGGCATTATTCAGGCCGATATAAAGATCTGGAAGATTTCCGTAGGGAAGCTCAGAATGTCTTTGATAATGTAGAGCTGTCTGAGGATGGCAAAACCTTTAAATTTTAACCCAGATTTAATTCTTTCATCTTTTCACAGCTTTTCCAAAACTCGTAACTTGCGTAATAAAGTTTTTGGCATGAGAGACAATCTTCATGATTACAGAAAAACCTATGAGAAAGGAGAATTATCCTGCACCTCGGTGGATCCCAATCCTATGCAACAATTCCGCACCTGGTTTTACGATGTGCAAGAGTCTGGTGGTGTGGACGAGGTAAATGCCATGACACTTAGCACCATTGGTGGTGATGGTTTCCCTAAAGGCAGGGTGGTACTCTTAAAAAAATACGATGAATACGGTTTTTACTTTTACACCAATTACAACAGCGAAAAGGGAAGATCGATTGCCAATAATCCTAAGGTGAGTTTATCTTTCTTCTGGCCTAATATGGAGCGCCAGGTGATTATCAAAGGGACTGCCGAACGAACTTCCGAAGCAGATTCTGATAACTATTTTCATTCCCGGCCCAAGGGGAGTCAGTTAGGCGCTGTGGTGTCCAATCAAAGCGCCACTATCGAAAGTAGGAAAGAACTTGAAGAGCAGTTGGTAAAGCTGGAAAAAGAATATAAGAACAAAGAGGTGGAACGTCCAAAAGACTGGGGCGGTTATTTGGTAAGACCGGTCTCCTTCGAATTTTGGCAGGGAAGGCCCAACAGGCTGCACGACAGGATTCAATACCTACTTAAAGATTCAGACTGGATTATTAACAGACTACAACCTTAAAAATTAGCTTACATGAAAACACTTTACATGGC includes the following:
- a CDS encoding ribonuclease Z, giving the protein MNLTILGCHSATPRTSAHPTAQVLEMRGHLFLIDCGEGTQVQLRKLKVKFSRIRNIFISHLHGDHFFGLVGLISTFRLLGREVDLHIYGPEGIKEAIVLQLKLGNSWTNYNLIFHELSSKSPETLFEDEKVSVETIPLDHRVYTNGFLFREKPGERKLNLDAAVKSRIDNSYFSKAKQGHDIENRDGVLIKNETVTHPPDPPVSYAYCSDTAYLPKIVDQIKGVTVLYHESTFLESHQHLAEATKHSTAKEAAVIAKKAEAGTLILGHYSGRYKDLEDFRREAQNVFDNVELSEDGKTFKF
- the pdxH gene encoding pyridoxamine 5'-phosphate oxidase; protein product: MRDNLHDYRKTYEKGELSCTSVDPNPMQQFRTWFYDVQESGGVDEVNAMTLSTIGGDGFPKGRVVLLKKYDEYGFYFYTNYNSEKGRSIANNPKVSLSFFWPNMERQVIIKGTAERTSEADSDNYFHSRPKGSQLGAVVSNQSATIESRKELEEQLVKLEKEYKNKEVERPKDWGGYLVRPVSFEFWQGRPNRLHDRIQYLLKDSDWIINRLQP